The Faecalibacterium sp. I3-3-89 sequence CGTGCGCCGTCCACGAAGAGGGGCATATGGTAGGCGTGGCAGACGGCGGACAGGGCTTCCAGCTCGGCCTTCGTGTACAGCGTGCCGTACTCGGAGGGGTGAGAGATGTAGACCATGCCGGGGAAGACCATGTGGTCGTGGTTCGCGTCGGCGTAGAAGGTCTTGCAGAAGTCCTCTACATCGGCGGCGTCCAGCTTGCCGTTCTTCTGGGGCAGGCCGATGACCTTGTGGCCGGTGAACTCAATGGCACCGGCCTCATGCCCGGCCACATGGCCGGTGGCGGCGGCGAGCACGCCCTCCCAGCGGTGGAGCAGGGAGGCAATGACGATGGCGTTGGTCTGGGTGCCGCCCGAGATGAAGGACACATCTGCCTCGGGGCAGGCGCAGGCGGCGCGGATCTTCTCCTTTGCGCTGGCACAGTAGGGGTCGGTGCCATAGCCGGACACCTTCTCGAAGTTGGTCTCGGTCAGCTTCTGGAGGATGGCCGGATGCGCGCCCTCGCAGTAATCATTTTCAAAATACAGCATATACGTTCTACTCCTTTTCTGCAGCGGATGACTTTATTATGTACCCCGGCCCGGAGTTTGTCAATTCAGGGGGCAGAAAACAGCCACCCTTTGCTGTATCTTTAATATATTTGTGGTATAATTTTATGGTAAGACCGAATATAGATCGGGAGGGGACAACGATGAAGAAGATGCTCCGCAAGCGGGATATTTGGGTGTTTCTGGCGGCGCTCATCGGTGCATTCGCCTGCATGACGCTCATCCAGTTCATCAGCGGACGCATCGACGGCGTGGCCTCGATGGTGTTCCTGCTGGCGGTGTTCTTCGTCTCGATGTACACCGACGGCTACTGGTGGGGCGTTGCAGCCTCCATCACCAGCGTGCTGGCGGTCAACTTTGCGTTTCGCACGCCCTATTTTGCCTTCAACTTCACCATCCCGGAGAACATCTTTTCGGGCGTGGTGATGCTGGTGGTGTCCTTCATGACCAGCACCCTCACCACCCGCATCAAAAAGCAGGAGCAGCTGCGGATGGAGAGCGAGGCCGAAAAGATGCGGGCCAACCTCCTGCGGGCAGTCTCCCACGACCTGCGCACCCCGCTGACGTCCATCTACGGGGCCTGCTCGACCGTCATCGACAACTACGACTCGCTGGGCCGGGAGCAGAAGGTCAAGCTCCTCTCCGAGGCATGCGCCGACGCCCAGTGGCTCAACCGGATGGTGGAGAACCTGCTCTCCGTCACCCGCATCGACGCCGACGGCGTCGCCATCCAGAAGACCCCCACGGTGCTGGAAGAGCTGGTGGATACCGTACTGGTGCGGTTCCAGAAGCTCCACCCCGGCGTGCCGGTGGAGGTGAAACTGCCGGATGACTTCATCGTCATCCCGATGGATTCCATGCTCATCCAGCAGGTGCTGACCAATCTGCTGGAAAATGCCGTGCTCCACGCAGAGGGGATGACCAACCTGACGCTGCGGGTGTTCACGCTGGGGCGGCGGGCGGTGTTCGAGGTCATCGACAACGGCTGCGGCATCCCGAAAGAACAGTTGAAGAGGCTTTTCAGCGGCACGACGCTGGCGCAGGATACCTCGTCGAGCGGCAAGCACGGCATGGGCATCGGGCTGTCGGTGTGTGCGGCCATCATCAAGGCCCATGGCGGCGAGATCAAAGCCGAGAGCACGCCCGGCGAGGGCACGACCATCCGGTTCTGGCTGGAAACGGAAGAAGTGGATACGGAGGAAACAGAGGATGAGCAATAATAAATTCAAGGTACTTATCATCGAGGATGAGGCGAACATCTGCAGCTTCATCCAGACCCTGCTGGAGACCAACGGCTATCAGGCGCTGGTGGCCCAGACCTGCATGATGGGCATGACTATGTTCATCTCCTACAACCCCGACCTCGTCATCCTTGACCTTGGTCTGCCCGACCGGGATGGTCTGGATGCCATCCGCTCCATCCGTCAGAAGTATCTGACCCCCATCATCGTGCTGTCGGCCCGTACCACCGAGCGGGATAAGATCGAGGCCCTTGACCTCGGTGCCAACGACTACATCACCAAGCCCTTCGGCACCGGTGAGCTGCTGGCCCGGGTGCGGGCTGCGCTGCGGGTGAACCGCTATGGCGGCGGCAGTCTGCCCGGCGGGGTGTTCAGCGCACAGGGCCTCACCATCAACTACGAGCGCCGCAAGGTGTTCGTGGACGGGCAGGAGGTGCGCCTGACCCAGACGGAATACAACATCGTGGCCTTCCTGTCCGAGCACGCCGGGCGTGTGATGACCTATGCGGCTATCGTCCGGGCCATCTGGGGCGACACGGACGCCAGCAGCACCAAGAAGCTGCAGGTGAATATGGCCAATATCCGCAAAAAGCTGGGCAGCCGCCCGGGCAGCAACACCTACATCCTCAACGAGCTGGGCGTGGGCTATCGGATGATCGAGGAAGACGCCAAGCCGCTGGAGCCTGCGGAGGAGACGAAATGACACTGGCGCTGATCCTGTTCGTCCTGTTTTATATTTTGATGCTGGTGGTGCAGCAGTACCGTCCTTGGGTCGCGCTGGGCGGCGCGGGGACGTTCCTGCTGCTGGGGAAGCTGGGCGTGTACGATTTCACGCTGGCGGACGCCGCCCGGGCCGTGGACTTCAATGTTCTGCTGATGATGGCAGGAATGATGGGCACGGTCTTTCTTTTTATCCAGAGCAAAATGCCCGCCCGGCTGGCCGAGGAGCTGATCGCCTATATGCCGGATGTCCGGTGGGCCGTGTCGGTGCTGGCCCTGCTGGCGGGGTTCATCAGCGCGTTCGTGGACAATGTGGCCACTGTCCTGATGGTGGCCCCGGTGGGGCTTGCCATCGCCCGGCGGCTGCGCATCTCGCCGGTGCCGGTGCTCATCGCCATCGCGGTGTCCTCCAATTTGCAGGGCGCAGCCACGCTGGTGGGGGACACCACGAGCATTCTGCTGGGCGGCTTTGCGGGGATGAACTTCTTCGACTTCTTCTGGATGGAGGGCCGGCCCGGCATCTTCTGGAGCGTGGAACTGGGCGCGCTGGCCTCGCTGGGAGTGCTGTTCTGGCTCTTCCGCGACCAGCGCCAGCCCGTCCATGTGGAGGTGAAAACAAA is a genomic window containing:
- a CDS encoding threonine aldolase family protein, which gives rise to MLYFENDYCEGAHPAILQKLTETNFEKVSGYGTDPYCASAKEKIRAACACPEADVSFISGGTQTNAIVIASLLHRWEGVLAAATGHVAGHEAGAIEFTGHKVIGLPQKNGKLDAADVEDFCKTFYADANHDHMVFPGMVYISHPSEYGTLYTKAELEALSAVCHAYHMPLFVDGARLGYALASEGTDVTLADLAKLTDVFYIGGTKVGALCGEAVVFPHGAPAHFMTMVKQQGALLAKGRLMGIQFDVLFTDDLYTRISRNAIETANALKKGLAAKGYRFFMDSPTNQIFVVLENAQLAALEGKAKFGFWEKFDDSHTVVRIATSWATRMEEVEELIALM
- a CDS encoding sensor histidine kinase, with the protein product MKKMLRKRDIWVFLAALIGAFACMTLIQFISGRIDGVASMVFLLAVFFVSMYTDGYWWGVAASITSVLAVNFAFRTPYFAFNFTIPENIFSGVVMLVVSFMTSTLTTRIKKQEQLRMESEAEKMRANLLRAVSHDLRTPLTSIYGACSTVIDNYDSLGREQKVKLLSEACADAQWLNRMVENLLSVTRIDADGVAIQKTPTVLEELVDTVLVRFQKLHPGVPVEVKLPDDFIVIPMDSMLIQQVLTNLLENAVLHAEGMTNLTLRVFTLGRRAVFEVIDNGCGIPKEQLKRLFSGTTLAQDTSSSGKHGMGIGLSVCAAIIKAHGGEIKAESTPGEGTTIRFWLETEEVDTEETEDEQ
- a CDS encoding response regulator transcription factor — translated: MSNNKFKVLIIEDEANICSFIQTLLETNGYQALVAQTCMMGMTMFISYNPDLVILDLGLPDRDGLDAIRSIRQKYLTPIIVLSARTTERDKIEALDLGANDYITKPFGTGELLARVRAALRVNRYGGGSLPGGVFSAQGLTINYERRKVFVDGQEVRLTQTEYNIVAFLSEHAGRVMTYAAIVRAIWGDTDASSTKKLQVNMANIRKKLGSRPGSNTYILNELGVGYRMIEEDAKPLEPAEETK